From Pseudomonas vanderleydeniana, the proteins below share one genomic window:
- a CDS encoding glycoside hydrolase family 15 protein, with the protein MTDHPSEPQSPIEAHGIIGDMGSAALINDRGSVDFFCWPAFDSPAIFCALLDSPDAGIFQLAPDLPDARREQIYLPDTNILRTRWLSAQAVVEITDLLPVSDDVDDLPLLVRCVRVVSGQATFHLRCAVRHDYARAATTARLDDDDVCFDAPGQPSLRLRADQPLRVEQNAAIASFHLGQGQEAEFLLGALDDPRVKLGDGHLALQHTITFWQHWIGQSTYRGRWREAVNRSALALKLLTSRKHGAILAAATFGLPESPGGQRNWDYRYTWIRDASFTIYAFMRLGYVEVANNFMRWLRRRIDDGCDQSIKLNVLYAIDGTQELPEVELTHLSGHGNARPVRIGNQAWEQVQLDIFGELMDAVYLTNKYGEAISHQGWLRVGQVIDHVCANWNKPDVGIWEMRGGKHHFLHSRLMCWVALDRAIRLASKRSLPAPFARWDEARQAIHNDIWNNFWNAERGHFVQHTGGTGLDGSMLLMPLVRFVGATDPHWLATLDAIEKTLVRDGLVYRYRNDDHPIDGLPGNEGAFAACSFWYVECLARAGRVDQAHLEFEQLLRYANPLGLYAEEFDPQARHLGNTPQALTHLALISAACFLDRKLSGDVTPWQP; encoded by the coding sequence ATGACCGATCACCCCAGCGAACCCCAGAGCCCCATCGAAGCCCATGGCATCATCGGCGACATGGGCAGCGCCGCGCTGATCAACGACCGGGGTAGCGTCGACTTTTTCTGCTGGCCGGCCTTCGACAGCCCGGCGATCTTCTGTGCCCTGCTCGACAGCCCCGACGCCGGGATTTTCCAGCTGGCCCCGGACCTGCCCGACGCGCGCCGCGAGCAGATCTACCTGCCCGACACCAACATCCTGCGCACCCGCTGGCTGAGTGCCCAGGCGGTGGTGGAAATCACCGACCTGCTGCCGGTCAGCGACGACGTGGACGACCTGCCGCTGCTGGTCCGTTGCGTGCGGGTGGTCAGCGGCCAGGCCACCTTCCACCTGCGTTGCGCGGTACGCCACGACTATGCCCGCGCCGCGACCACGGCCCGCCTGGATGACGACGATGTCTGCTTCGACGCACCGGGCCAACCGAGCCTGCGCCTGCGCGCCGACCAACCACTGCGGGTTGAACAGAACGCCGCCATCGCCAGCTTCCACCTGGGCCAGGGACAGGAGGCCGAGTTCCTCCTCGGCGCCCTCGACGACCCACGGGTCAAGCTTGGCGACGGCCACCTGGCCCTGCAACACACCATCACCTTCTGGCAGCACTGGATCGGCCAGTCCACCTATCGTGGCCGCTGGCGCGAAGCGGTCAACCGCTCGGCGCTGGCCCTCAAGCTGCTGACCTCGCGCAAGCACGGCGCGATCCTCGCCGCCGCGACCTTCGGCCTGCCGGAAAGCCCCGGCGGGCAACGCAACTGGGACTATCGCTACACCTGGATCCGCGACGCCTCGTTCACCATCTACGCCTTCATGCGCCTGGGTTATGTCGAGGTCGCCAACAATTTCATGCGCTGGCTGCGCCGGCGTATCGACGATGGTTGCGACCAGTCCATCAAGCTCAATGTCCTGTATGCCATCGACGGTACCCAGGAGCTGCCCGAGGTCGAGCTGACGCACCTGTCCGGCCACGGCAATGCCCGCCCGGTACGCATCGGCAACCAGGCGTGGGAACAGGTGCAGCTGGATATCTTCGGCGAGCTGATGGATGCGGTGTACCTGACCAACAAGTATGGCGAAGCGATTTCCCACCAGGGTTGGCTGCGCGTCGGCCAGGTCATCGATCATGTCTGTGCCAACTGGAACAAGCCGGATGTCGGCATCTGGGAGATGCGCGGTGGCAAGCACCATTTCCTGCACTCGCGGCTGATGTGCTGGGTGGCCCTCGATCGCGCCATCCGCCTGGCCTCCAAACGCTCGCTGCCGGCGCCATTCGCCCGCTGGGACGAAGCTCGCCAGGCGATCCACAACGATATCTGGAACAATTTCTGGAACGCCGAACGCGGGCACTTCGTCCAGCACACCGGCGGCACCGGCCTGGACGGCTCAATGCTGCTGATGCCGCTGGTACGCTTCGTCGGCGCCACCGACCCGCACTGGCTGGCGACCCTGGATGCGATAGAGAAGACCCTGGTGCGCGACGGCCTGGTCTACCGCTACCGCAACGATGATCACCCCATCGATGGCCTGCCGGGCAACGAAGGCGCCTTCGCCGCCTGCTCGTTCTGGTACGTCGAGTGCCTGGCCCGCGCCGGGCGCGTGGACCAGGCCCACCTGGAGTTCGAACAGTTGCTGCGCTACGCCAACCCGTTGGGGCTGTATGCCGAGGAGTTCGATCCCCAGGCCCGGCACCTGGGCAACACCCCACAGGCACTCACCCACCTGGCACTGATCAGCGCGGCGTGCTTCCTGGACCGTAAGCTCAGCGGCGACGTCACGCCCTGGCAGCCTTGA
- a CDS encoding LysR family transcriptional regulator: protein MRTSGLSELEAVLAVARHRSFRAAAAELDVSTSALSHAVSALEGRIGARLFNRTTRSVALSEAGAQFVESISPALSTIRQAMEQAGSHSGVPTGTLRINTSTGAANQAMSLFIEYMRRYPQMNVDIVTESKLIDIVVEGFDAGIRLHESVPQDMIAIPLGLPLRLLVLGSPEYLARHPLPQTPSDLHQHRCIRLRMPTGRIYHWELSRHGQSLEVDVPGVLTLDEPSLVLEAARAGLGLAFISQWNAAADMAAGTLVPVLQDWTPPLDGLSLYYPGRRHVPAGLRALIELIRERGGQPL, encoded by the coding sequence ATGCGCACGTCGGGACTCAGTGAACTGGAAGCGGTGCTGGCGGTGGCCCGCCACCGAAGTTTTCGCGCGGCGGCGGCCGAGCTGGATGTGTCGACCTCGGCATTGAGCCATGCGGTCTCGGCGCTGGAAGGCCGGATCGGTGCCCGGCTGTTCAATCGCACGACCCGCAGCGTGGCGCTGTCCGAGGCCGGGGCGCAGTTCGTCGAGAGTATTTCGCCGGCGCTGTCGACCATTCGCCAGGCCATGGAGCAGGCCGGCAGCCATTCCGGTGTTCCCACGGGCACCTTGCGGATCAACACCTCGACGGGGGCGGCGAACCAGGCGATGTCCTTGTTCATCGAGTACATGCGGCGTTATCCGCAGATGAACGTGGACATCGTCACCGAGAGCAAGCTGATCGATATCGTGGTGGAAGGCTTCGATGCCGGGATTCGCCTGCACGAGAGCGTGCCCCAGGACATGATCGCCATCCCCCTGGGCCTGCCGTTGCGCTTGCTGGTGCTGGGCAGTCCGGAGTACCTGGCGCGACACCCGTTGCCACAGACGCCGAGCGATCTGCACCAGCACCGTTGCATTCGCCTGCGTATGCCGACCGGGCGGATCTACCACTGGGAGCTTTCGCGTCACGGCCAGAGCCTGGAGGTGGATGTGCCGGGCGTGCTGACCCTGGATGAGCCGAGCCTGGTGCTGGAAGCCGCACGGGCCGGGTTGGGGTTGGCTTTCATCTCGCAGTGGAATGCGGCGGCCGATATGGCGGCGGGCACCTTGGTTCCCGTCCTGCAGGACTGGACCCCGCCGCTGGATGGCCTGTCGCTGTACTACCCCGGCCGCCGGCACGTGCCGGCGGGTTTGCGCGCGCTGATCGAACTGATCCGCGAGCGGGGTGGGCAGCCTTTGTGA
- a CDS encoding CZB domain-containing protein: protein MNQSCFRASIEQANLAELALKVSVYEGVLGEGQDSALISDHDCPFGRWYYGEGNQQLKSYQAFSRIERPHGLVHSAGAEALLAHREGRLEDTLGHLDIMERSNVEVMDIIKHVLAEHERREQASLA from the coding sequence ATGAACCAGTCCTGCTTCCGGGCCTCCATCGAACAGGCCAACCTGGCCGAGCTGGCGCTGAAGGTTTCGGTCTATGAAGGTGTGCTGGGTGAAGGGCAGGACAGTGCGCTGATCAGCGACCATGATTGCCCGTTCGGACGCTGGTACTACGGCGAAGGCAACCAGCAACTCAAGAGCTACCAGGCCTTCAGCCGCATCGAGCGCCCCCATGGCCTGGTGCATTCGGCGGGCGCCGAGGCGCTGCTGGCCCACCGCGAGGGTCGTCTGGAAGACACCCTCGGCCACCTGGATATCATGGAACGTTCGAATGTGGAGGTGATGGACATCATCAAGCATGTGCTCGCCGAACACGAGCGACGTGAGCAGGCCAGCCTGGCCTGA
- a CDS encoding aldehyde dehydrogenase family protein, whose amino-acid sequence MHRIDRIYINGNFVAPHGQEWFDLFNPATAQVIGQVRLADEHDADAAIAAAKAAFPAFSRTGKAERGAMLLRMHAAIAAREEQLNEAIIEEYGAPTSRSRWMARHAANVLQEAARVLQDYDFIRQACSAQVSMQPLGVAGLITPWNSNAGFICGKLAAAIAAGCTAVIKPSEMSALQTRIVTEALHEAGLPPGVFNIVTGRGETVGARISDHPDVAKISFTGSTAVGKHLLRTAADTLKRVTLELGGKSPVLILDDADFDQAIPLALQAGFMNSGQACIAGSRILVPQQRLAEAEATVLKVIDGFRSGDPRATDTHIGPMVSEKQWQRVQRYIRIGLDSDARLLSGGEGLPEGLDSGWFVRPTVFSGVTNDMTIAREEIFGPVLSIITYRDEADALRIANDTPYGLQAYVLGNDIERARRVAGQIEAGRVLVNTLAHEPQAPFGGFKQSGIGREYGTYGMEAFLEPKALLGLPA is encoded by the coding sequence ATGCACCGCATCGACCGGATCTACATCAACGGCAACTTTGTCGCCCCCCATGGCCAGGAATGGTTCGACCTGTTCAACCCGGCCACCGCCCAGGTCATCGGCCAGGTTCGCCTTGCCGACGAACACGACGCCGATGCGGCGATCGCTGCCGCCAAGGCCGCCTTCCCGGCCTTCTCGCGAACCGGCAAGGCCGAGCGCGGAGCCATGCTGCTGCGCATGCACGCGGCCATTGCCGCCCGCGAGGAGCAACTCAACGAAGCGATCATCGAGGAATACGGCGCACCCACCTCGCGTTCACGCTGGATGGCCCGGCATGCGGCGAACGTGCTGCAGGAAGCGGCCAGGGTCCTGCAGGACTACGACTTCATCCGCCAGGCCTGCAGCGCCCAGGTCAGCATGCAACCGCTCGGGGTCGCCGGCCTGATCACCCCTTGGAACAGCAATGCCGGCTTCATCTGCGGCAAGCTCGCAGCGGCGATCGCCGCCGGCTGCACAGCGGTGATCAAGCCCAGCGAGATGAGTGCACTGCAGACCCGCATCGTCACCGAGGCGCTGCATGAGGCCGGGCTGCCACCCGGGGTGTTCAACATCGTCACCGGTCGCGGCGAGACCGTCGGCGCGCGGATCAGCGATCACCCGGACGTGGCGAAGATTTCCTTTACCGGCTCGACCGCTGTCGGCAAGCACCTCCTGCGCACGGCAGCCGACACCCTGAAACGGGTCACCCTGGAGCTTGGCGGCAAATCACCGGTCCTGATCCTCGACGATGCCGACTTCGACCAGGCCATTCCCCTGGCGCTGCAGGCCGGCTTCATGAACAGCGGCCAGGCCTGCATCGCCGGCAGCCGGATCCTGGTCCCGCAGCAGCGCCTGGCAGAAGCCGAAGCGACCGTGCTCAAGGTCATCGACGGATTCCGCAGCGGCGATCCGCGGGCGACGGACACCCACATCGGGCCGATGGTCAGCGAGAAACAGTGGCAGCGAGTGCAGCGCTATATCCGTATCGGCCTCGACAGCGACGCGCGCCTGTTGAGCGGCGGCGAAGGCCTGCCCGAGGGCCTGGACAGCGGCTGGTTCGTCCGGCCAACGGTGTTCAGCGGGGTGACCAACGACATGACCATCGCCCGTGAGGAGATATTCGGACCGGTGCTGTCGATCATCACCTACCGTGACGAGGCCGATGCCCTGCGTATCGCCAACGACACGCCATACGGCCTACAGGCCTATGTACTGGGCAACGATATCGAACGGGCCCGCCGGGTCGCCGGACAGATCGAGGCCGGGCGCGTGCTGGTCAATACCCTCGCCCATGAACCCCAGGCACCGTTCGGTGGGTTCAAGCAATCGGGGATCGGCCGCGAGTACGGCACGTACGGGATGGAGGCCTTTCTTGAGCCCAAGGCGCTGCTCGGACTGCCGGCCTGA
- a CDS encoding SH3 domain-containing protein, whose product MERLSRPLPLACLLLSLAPLTQAAEAPIDCAALDTKANAEAGSWRPPIEGTVIGQGRVYFHSAPNSACLDKKVFIIPGDSVTIYASTQDDWAQVMYVAKGGKDFTGWIEESRLKLGDHLGGNLEPDDAAENMPEDTPGQ is encoded by the coding sequence ATGGAACGCCTTTCCCGGCCGCTACCCCTTGCCTGCCTGCTGCTGAGCCTTGCGCCCCTGACCCAAGCCGCCGAGGCGCCGATCGATTGCGCGGCGCTGGATACCAAGGCCAATGCCGAAGCCGGCAGTTGGCGTCCCCCTATCGAAGGTACTGTCATCGGCCAGGGGCGCGTCTATTTTCACAGTGCGCCCAACAGCGCCTGTCTCGACAAGAAAGTCTTCATCATTCCCGGCGACAGCGTCACCATCTATGCCAGCACCCAGGACGATTGGGCCCAGGTCATGTACGTCGCCAAGGGCGGTAAGGACTTCACCGGCTGGATCGAGGAAAGCCGTCTCAAGCTCGGCGATCACCTGGGTGGCAACCTGGAGCCGGACGACGCAGCGGAAAACATGCCGGAAGATACTCCAGGACAGTAA
- a CDS encoding 2-hydroxyacid dehydrogenase translates to MPHVVLVLTETVNEYLPIIERHGFELILAPTSALRAEAIAAHGGRIKAVLTRGPLGLFADEIAALPLLEIICVIGAGYEKVDLHAAKQRGIVVTNGAGANASSVADHAMALLLSLVRDIPRADASVRRGEWRKLMRPSLGGKRLGILGMGAVGAAIAQRAALGFGMSVSYHNRRQREDIEYAYCATPAELAAASDFLIIATPGGAATNGLIGKPELDALGPEGFIVNIARASVVLTDELVAALEQGRIAGAALDVFDDEPNVPDVLKELPNVVLTPHVAGLSPEASEATVSLVAQNLLAYFSGQPVLTPVALPE, encoded by the coding sequence ATGCCCCACGTAGTACTGGTGTTGACGGAGACCGTCAACGAATACCTGCCGATCATCGAGCGCCACGGCTTCGAACTGATCCTCGCCCCCACCAGCGCCCTGCGCGCCGAAGCCATCGCCGCTCATGGCGGACGCATCAAGGCCGTGCTGACCCGTGGCCCGCTCGGCCTGTTCGCCGATGAAATCGCGGCCCTGCCGCTGCTGGAAATCATCTGTGTGATCGGCGCCGGCTATGAAAAGGTCGACCTGCACGCGGCGAAGCAGCGCGGCATCGTCGTGACCAACGGCGCCGGCGCCAACGCCTCGTCGGTGGCCGACCACGCCATGGCCCTGCTGCTGTCGCTGGTCCGCGACATCCCTCGGGCCGACGCCTCGGTGCGCCGTGGCGAATGGCGCAAGCTGATGCGTCCGTCGCTGGGCGGCAAGCGCCTGGGCATTCTCGGCATGGGCGCCGTCGGCGCGGCGATTGCCCAACGTGCCGCGCTCGGCTTCGGCATGTCGGTGAGCTACCACAATCGCCGTCAACGCGAAGACATCGAGTATGCCTACTGCGCAACGCCGGCCGAGCTGGCCGCGGCGTCCGACTTCCTGATCATCGCCACACCCGGGGGTGCCGCCACCAACGGCCTGATCGGCAAACCGGAGCTGGACGCCCTGGGGCCTGAGGGTTTCATCGTCAATATCGCCCGCGCCAGCGTGGTGCTGACCGACGAACTGGTGGCGGCCCTGGAACAAGGCCGGATCGCCGGTGCGGCACTGGATGTCTTCGACGATGAGCCGAACGTGCCGGACGTGCTCAAGGAGCTGCCCAATGTGGTGCTGACACCCCACGTCGCCGGCCTGTCGCCGGAGGCCTCGGAGGCGACGGTCAGCCTGGTGGCGCAAAACCTGCTGGCGTATTTTTCCGGCCAACCGGTACTCACGCCCGTTGCCTTGCCCGAGTGA
- a CDS encoding LysR family transcriptional regulator, with protein MDIDLARTFLEIARCGSLVAAAEKLHVTQTAITARVQKLESQLDARLFVRNRAGARLTADGEAFVVYANQLVQTWDAARRDLPLPEGFNNVLHIGGEVSLCNPLILSWAKALREHIPTHALRTEIRDGEQLLRQLELGVLDAALVYQPTYWPGLQVEQLLEEKLILVRLAENPEPYVYIDWGESFRRQHDAALPDKARAAASFNLGPVALQFILGNGGSGYFRTRVVQSYLDSGVMERVPKAPEFSYPTYLVYARERDSAALQKAFELLRDIVKADTDWSQRWDPMI; from the coding sequence ATGGATATCGACCTCGCCCGCACCTTCCTCGAAATCGCCCGCTGCGGCAGCCTGGTGGCCGCCGCCGAGAAACTGCACGTGACCCAGACCGCGATCACCGCCCGGGTGCAGAAACTCGAAAGCCAGCTCGATGCCAGGCTGTTCGTGCGCAATCGCGCCGGCGCCCGGCTGACCGCCGACGGAGAAGCCTTCGTGGTCTACGCCAACCAGCTGGTGCAGACCTGGGATGCCGCCCGCCGTGACCTGCCACTGCCGGAAGGCTTCAACAACGTGCTGCACATCGGCGGCGAAGTCAGCCTGTGCAACCCGCTGATCCTCAGTTGGGCCAAGGCCCTGCGCGAGCATATTCCGACCCACGCCCTGCGCACGGAAATCCGCGACGGCGAGCAACTGCTGCGCCAGCTCGAACTGGGCGTGCTCGATGCTGCACTGGTCTACCAGCCGACCTACTGGCCGGGACTGCAGGTCGAGCAGTTGCTGGAGGAAAAGCTGATCCTGGTACGCCTGGCGGAAAACCCCGAGCCCTACGTGTACATCGACTGGGGCGAGAGCTTTCGCCGCCAGCACGACGCCGCCCTGCCGGACAAGGCTCGGGCCGCCGCCAGCTTCAACCTCGGCCCGGTAGCCCTGCAGTTCATCCTCGGTAACGGCGGCTCCGGCTACTTCCGCACCCGCGTGGTCCAGAGCTACCTGGACAGCGGGGTGATGGAACGGGTGCCCAAGGCTCCCGAGTTCAGCTACCCGACCTACCTGGTGTATGCCCGCGAGCGGGATTCGGCCGCGCTGCAGAAAGCCTTCGAGCTGCTGCGCGACATCGTCAAGGCCGATACCGACTGGTCCCAGCGCTGGGACCCGATGATCTGA
- a CDS encoding carbohydrate-binding protein, translating to MKLFLTSLFLSLQALATGVGAAGSDAVIVLLRANPQVAATRTQDSDALRQLQAEPGFAPVFQLPAARSVADTHAFERHRLDRYYRITITGRSDADVQALLDQLKLNPLVQRAYVEPEPVSLEQGEPPRVPEPEMARQAGQRSTPPDYISRQNYLMSPEPVEPYKLGGLDALALRRYPGGYGENVRVISDEIDHWAYDHVDLPKPFITHWKLREHEVGHHDTASAGVMFSLDNDYGTVGFVPRAMAGYTKFGTGGLLDLGPQLKPGDVVQVGVHYSVGRLPESVCPATPCYMPVEYSDAILDEISWLTQEKGVHVVIAAANGNINLDDPYFGGRYDPQLLDSGSIYAGGAYPTTGARAWYSEYGKRVGMFSWGSNVTSTSYSPANPTTLYTHTYSGTSSANPILAGAVALMQSIANANGIGPVPPKIMRRILQETGHPLPFPDKNKPIGVQPDLKLAVEKLLRDYSGSPPLGQLASPGEIESQSSFTLKVVLSNPDARPVDYQWHTEGLTGTPGNAEEVRLSAPRVEDDTPIPIAVDVTRGGQTLRLEDTLLVRKVANQPLPPTVVIAGPSAVSAGAPVELDASASSSANPGASPLHFDWRIPGGIVGAVPDGPRLRFSAPAFGSTPEYRFEVTVDDGLASASQTHNLRILPPVIAPPVAVVSGESRVEAGKLLNLSGTGSTGADLRYAWSASGFTPSTSTASSAAFTAPASAGPRTVVLTVTDSQSRTSRASHSVTVTAGSGGGDDCAPSDPAAGQYRPWESAKTYVGGDMVQYNGVVWRAGWSTRGMAPDRVDAFALVSNLPVPWQSRPYVAGNQVIHQGQLYQAKYWVNRAPPGVEWTLLGEHACP from the coding sequence ATGAAACTGTTCCTGACGTCTCTGTTTTTGTCCCTCCAGGCCCTGGCCACGGGCGTTGGCGCTGCCGGCTCCGATGCCGTGATCGTGTTGTTGCGGGCCAATCCCCAGGTGGCCGCCACCCGTACACAAGACTCCGACGCGTTGCGCCAGTTGCAGGCCGAGCCCGGTTTTGCCCCGGTGTTCCAATTGCCGGCGGCGCGCTCCGTGGCCGATACCCACGCCTTTGAACGCCATCGCCTGGACCGCTACTACCGGATCACCATCACCGGCCGGTCGGATGCGGATGTCCAGGCATTGCTCGACCAGCTCAAGCTCAACCCGCTGGTGCAACGGGCCTATGTCGAGCCCGAGCCCGTCAGCCTGGAGCAGGGCGAGCCGCCGCGTGTACCGGAGCCGGAGATGGCCCGGCAGGCCGGCCAGCGCAGCACGCCGCCCGACTACATCAGTCGGCAGAACTACCTGATGTCGCCGGAGCCGGTCGAGCCCTACAAGCTTGGCGGGCTGGATGCACTCGCGCTCAGGCGCTATCCGGGTGGGTACGGAGAGAATGTGCGGGTCATTTCCGATGAGATCGACCATTGGGCCTATGATCATGTCGACCTGCCCAAGCCCTTCATCACCCACTGGAAACTGCGTGAGCATGAGGTCGGCCACCACGATACGGCGAGTGCCGGGGTGATGTTCTCCCTGGACAACGACTATGGCACCGTCGGGTTCGTGCCCAGGGCCATGGCCGGCTACACGAAGTTCGGTACTGGCGGTTTGCTGGACCTGGGGCCGCAGTTGAAACCGGGAGACGTGGTGCAGGTCGGGGTTCACTACAGCGTTGGCCGACTGCCGGAGTCGGTCTGTCCGGCGACTCCCTGCTACATGCCGGTTGAATACAGCGACGCCATCCTGGACGAGATCTCCTGGTTGACCCAGGAAAAGGGCGTGCATGTGGTGATCGCCGCCGCCAACGGCAATATCAACCTGGACGATCCGTATTTTGGCGGGCGCTATGATCCGCAACTGCTGGATTCCGGGTCGATCTATGCCGGTGGAGCCTACCCGACGACGGGGGCCCGTGCGTGGTACAGCGAGTACGGCAAGCGTGTCGGGATGTTCAGCTGGGGCTCCAACGTGACCAGCACCAGCTATTCGCCAGCCAACCCGACGACGCTCTATACCCATACCTACAGTGGCACGTCGTCGGCCAACCCGATCCTGGCCGGGGCGGTGGCCCTGATGCAGAGTATCGCCAATGCCAATGGCATCGGCCCGGTACCTCCGAAGATCATGCGCCGGATTCTCCAGGAGACCGGCCACCCCTTGCCCTTTCCCGACAAGAACAAGCCTATCGGAGTGCAGCCGGACCTGAAACTGGCGGTGGAGAAACTCCTGCGCGACTACAGTGGCAGCCCGCCTCTTGGCCAGTTGGCCAGCCCGGGGGAGATCGAGTCACAGTCGTCCTTCACCCTCAAGGTGGTGCTGTCCAACCCCGATGCCCGGCCCGTCGATTACCAATGGCACACCGAGGGCCTGACCGGCACGCCCGGCAATGCCGAGGAAGTTCGCCTGAGCGCGCCCCGGGTGGAGGACGACACCCCGATTCCGATCGCCGTGGATGTCACTCGCGGCGGGCAAACGCTCCGGCTGGAAGATACCTTGCTGGTCAGGAAGGTTGCCAATCAGCCGTTGCCCCCCACGGTGGTCATCGCCGGCCCATCCGCGGTGTCGGCCGGTGCACCGGTGGAACTCGATGCCTCGGCTTCCAGCTCCGCCAACCCCGGGGCCTCGCCGCTGCATTTCGACTGGCGCATCCCCGGCGGTATCGTCGGTGCCGTGCCCGATGGGCCTCGGCTGCGCTTTAGCGCACCGGCATTCGGCAGCACCCCTGAATATCGCTTCGAGGTGACCGTCGATGATGGCCTGGCCAGTGCCAGCCAGACGCACAACCTGCGGATCCTGCCGCCGGTGATTGCGCCGCCGGTGGCGGTGGTGTCCGGTGAAAGCCGGGTCGAGGCAGGCAAGCTGCTCAACCTGTCCGGTACCGGCTCGACCGGCGCCGACCTCAGGTATGCCTGGTCCGCCAGCGGTTTCACTCCGTCCACTTCGACCGCCTCCAGCGCTGCCTTCACGGCGCCTGCCAGCGCCGGCCCGCGTACCGTGGTGCTGACCGTGACCGACTCGCAGAGCCGCACCAGCCGTGCCTCTCACTCGGTCACCGTTACCGCGGGCAGTGGCGGTGGCGATGACTGCGCGCCCAGCGATCCGGCCGCCGGCCAGTACCGGCCATGGGAATCGGCCAAGACCTACGTCGGCGGCGACATGGTGCAATACAACGGCGTGGTCTGGCGGGCTGGCTGGTCGACCCGTGGCATGGCGCCGGACCGGGTCGATGCCTTTGCGCTGGTCAGCAACCTGCCGGTGCCCTGGCAGTCGCGGCCCTACGTCGCGGGCAACCAGGTGATCCACCAGGGCCAGCTGTACCAGGCCAAGTACTGGGTGAACCGGGCACCGCCGGGTGTCGAGTGGACGCTGCTGGGTGAACACGCCTGCCCGTGA
- a CDS encoding Nramp family divalent metal transporter, translating to MKFSLPKVATAPFCPSEVNGSIAVDSGAPFLKRVLRFAGPGLLVSIGYMDPGNWATAIEAGSRYGYSLLFVVLLASLAGMAVQCLCSRLGIATGRDLAQLCRDRYSPRSAKAQWLLAEISIIATDLAEVLGCALAFHLLLGCSLTFGIVLTAFDTLLILALQNRGFRRLEAIMLVLVATIGVCFFIELLLIKPYWPDVFSGFKPSVSALSEAAPLYLAIGILGATVMPHNLYLHTSIVQTRLVGRDLESRRDAVRLARFDTIGSLALALLVNAAILILAAAAFHQSGHTDVVEIQDAYHLLDPLVGGAFASILFGIALLASGQSSTFTGTIAGQVIMEGYLNLKIPCWQRRLITRGLALIPAFIGVWLMGEGAVGKLLVLSQVVLSLQLPFALYPLIRMTSDERLMGEFVNRWYTKGLAWLLFVAISAANIWLIAQVFSD from the coding sequence GTGAAATTCAGCCTGCCGAAAGTTGCCACCGCCCCCTTCTGCCCTTCTGAAGTGAACGGCTCGATCGCAGTCGACAGCGGCGCGCCGTTCCTCAAGCGCGTGCTGCGCTTCGCCGGCCCCGGGCTGCTGGTTTCCATCGGCTACATGGACCCGGGCAACTGGGCCACGGCGATCGAGGCTGGCTCGCGCTATGGCTACAGCCTGCTGTTCGTGGTGTTGCTGGCGAGCCTGGCCGGCATGGCCGTGCAATGCCTGTGCTCGCGCCTGGGCATCGCCACCGGCCGGGACCTGGCGCAACTCTGTCGCGACCGCTACAGCCCCCGTTCGGCGAAGGCCCAATGGCTGCTCGCGGAAATCTCCATCATCGCCACGGACCTGGCCGAAGTGCTCGGTTGCGCCCTGGCCTTCCACCTGCTGCTGGGCTGTTCGCTGACCTTCGGCATCGTCCTGACGGCCTTCGACACCCTACTGATCCTGGCCTTGCAGAACCGTGGTTTCCGGCGCCTGGAAGCAATCATGCTGGTGCTGGTGGCGACCATCGGCGTGTGCTTCTTCATCGAGCTGCTACTGATCAAGCCGTATTGGCCGGACGTGTTCAGCGGGTTCAAGCCATCGGTCTCGGCCCTGAGCGAAGCGGCTCCGCTGTACCTGGCGATCGGTATCCTCGGCGCCACGGTGATGCCGCACAACCTCTACCTGCATACCTCGATCGTGCAGACCCGCCTGGTCGGCCGGGACCTCGAAAGCCGTCGCGATGCGGTGCGCCTGGCACGCTTCGACACCATCGGTTCGCTGGCCCTGGCGCTGTTGGTGAATGCGGCGATCCTGATCCTCGCGGCAGCGGCCTTCCATCAGTCCGGTCACACCGACGTGGTAGAGATCCAGGATGCCTACCACCTGCTCGATCCGCTGGTGGGCGGCGCCTTCGCCAGTATCCTGTTCGGCATCGCGCTGCTCGCTTCGGGGCAGAGTTCGACCTTCACCGGCACCATCGCCGGCCAGGTGATCATGGAAGGCTACCTGAACCTGAAGATCCCCTGCTGGCAGCGCCGCCTGATCACCCGTGGCCTGGCGCTGATCCCGGCGTTCATCGGTGTCTGGCTGATGGGCGAAGGTGCCGTCGGCAAGCTGCTGGTACTGAGCCAGGTGGTGCTGAGCCTGCAACTGCCGTTCGCCCTGTACCCGTTGATCCGCATGACCAGTGACGAGCGCCTGATGGGCGAGTTCGTCAATCGCTGGTACACCAAGGGCCTGGCCTGGCTGCTGTTCGTGGCGATCAGCGCGGCGAACATCTGGCTGATCGCCCAGGTCTTCAGCGACTGA